DNA from Sinorhizobium arboris LMG 14919:
TTCATCCGGCGCTTCGGCGGCATCTTCGAGCACTCGCCCTGGGTGGCGGAACGCGCCTATGATCGGGCGGCTTCTTCCGGCTTGACCGCAGGCAATGTCCATTCGGCGCTCTGCAATGCTTTCCGCGCCGCTTCCCCGGCCGAACGGCTTCGGGTACTGCGGGCTCATCCCGACCTTGCAGGTAAGCTCGCCGTGGCGGGCGAGCTCACGGCCGCTTCAAAAGCCGAGCAGGCGTCTGCCGGTCTCGATCGGCTCTCCCCCGAAGAGCATGCACGCTTCACCGGGCTCAATGCGGCTTACACCAAGAAATTCGGCTTTCCCTTCATCATCGCGGTGAAGGGGCTGGCGAAGGAGGATATCCTCGCCGCTTTCGAGCGGCGCATTGACAATTCCGCGGAAGAGGAATTTGAAACGGCCTGTGCCGAGGTCGAGCGGATCGCCCGCCTGCGGCTTCGATCCATGCTTCCGGGAGACGACAATGCCTGACATCATGCCTGATCCGTCCGACCATGCGATGGGGCCGCGGTTCCCGTCCGTGCATTCGGGCACCAACGGACAAAGAGCCGGTACGGCAGGCTGATGTCGCAGATGCTTTCGATCGAGCCTCTGACCAGGGAGGCTTTCGCCCCTTTCGGCAATATCATCGAAGCCGATCCCCGGTCGATGCGCTTCATCAACGGCGGCAATACCGAGCGTTTTCACGCGCTTGCGCGCGTCGATGCGGCGGGTGAGGGTGCCGGCGTCATCATCAACATCTTCCGCGGACAGCCGCGAGCCTTTCCCTATTCCGTGACGATGATGGAGCGCCATCCGCTCGGCAGCCAGAGTTTTTCTCCGCTCCAGGACCGTCCGTGGCTGGTGGTGGTCGCCGAGGATGAAGGCGACCGTCCCGGACGGCCAAGGGTTTTCCTCGCGAATGGCAGGCAGGGCGTCAATTACGGACGCAATGTCTGGCATCATCCGCTGATGTCGGTGGGCGCCGTCAGCGAGTTCATCGTCGTCGACCGCGAAGGCGCGGGCAACAATCTGGTAGAGTTCTATTACGACGAGGCCTTCGTCATTCCCGATCCATCCAGAGGGTGAACGCCATGAGCAAGTCAGGCCGCCTGACGACCCATGTTCTCGACACCGCGCTCGGCAGACCCGCTCAGGCGCTGGAAATCGATCTCTACCGGCTCGAAGGCGATGCGCGGCACCTGGTCTGTACGGTCCGCACCAATAGTGACGGCCGCGTCGACGGACCGCTCATGGAAGGGGCCGGGTTCACGACGGGGACCTACGAACTGGTATTCCATGCCGGCGACTATTTAAGGTCCACCGGCGTGACGCTTCCGAATCCCGCCTTCCTCGAGCTCATTCCCCTGCGCTTCGGCATTGCCGATGCCGGCAGCCACTACCATGTGCCGCTGCTGCTTTCGCCTTACGGGTATTCCACTTATCGGGGCAGTTAAGCCAATGCTTTTATTGGGATGCCGCGCCTGGAATTAGAATGCACCATCTGTGCTTCGAAAGTCGCATAATGATCGCGCGGGTTCGCTCCAAGTCTTTGAAGTCAGGCACTTTCCACGGAAAACCGCTGCACGCTTTTCCTGCAAGTGCTCTAATCCGCAATGATGTCGCGGCCGACATCCGTGATGCGGCGTTTGCCGCAGAGCGCCATGGTCGTGTCCATCTCCTTGCGGATGATGTCGAGCGCGAGCGTCACGCCTTGCCTGCCGAGTGCACCGAGGCCGTAGAGGAAGGGGCGGCCGATATAGGTGCCTTTCGCACCGAGCGCGATCGCCTTCAGGACGTCCTGACCGGAGCGAATGCCGCCGTCGAGGTGCACCTCGATTCGGTCGTCCACGGAGTCGACGATGCGCGGCAGCATGCTGATCGAGGAATGCGCGCCGTCCAGTTGGCGGCCGCCATGGTTCGAAACGATGATCGCATCGGCGCCGGTCTTCGCCGCCATTTTCGCATCTTCCGGATCGAGAATGCCCTTGAGGATCAGCGGACCGCCCCAGCGCTCCTTGATCCATTCGACGTCCTTCCAGGAAAGCTGCGGATCGAACTGCTCGTTGGTCCAGGCCTGAAGCGAGGAGAGGTCGGCGACGCTCTTGGCGTGGCCGACGATGTTGCGGAAAGTGCGGCGTTTGGTACCGAGCATCTTCATGCACCAGCCCGGGCGCGTCGCCATCATCCATAGATGTTTCGGCGTCAGCCGCGGCGGCGCGGACAGGCCGTTGCGAAGGTCCTTATGGCGTTGACCGAGGATCTGCAGATCGAGCGTCAGGACGAGCGCGGAACACTTCGCGGCCTTGGCCCGGTCGATCAGATCGAGCACGAATTCGCGCTCGCGTATGACATAGAGCTGGAACCAGAAGGGCTTCGTCGTCACCGAGGCGACGTCCTCGATGGAGCAGATGCTCATGGTCGAGAGCGTGAACGGAACGCCGAACGCCTCCGCCGCCTGGGCCGCCAGCATTTCACCGTCGGCATGCTGCATTCCCGTCAGGCCGGTCGGGGCGAGAGCGACCGGCATCGAGACCTTCTGCCCGATCATCGTCGTCTCCAGCGAACGGTCGGACATGTCGACCAGCACCCGCTGGCGCAGCTTGACCTTGGCGAAATCCTCCTCGTTGGCCCGGTAGGTTCCCTCCGTCCAGGCGCCGCTGTCCGCATAATCGAAGAAAAGCTTCGGCACGCGCCGTCGGGCCAGGGCCTTGAGGTCCCGGATTTCGAGGATCTGCGTCATGGATCGGCCTCATCAAGTGAATGACAGCCGAGGCCTTATCACGATTTCGGAGGGCTTGTAATAGTTGCGGAAAGCGAGAGGTCAAAAAATTTTACCTCTCGCCTTCCTGTCTGCTCAAGCTTCGCCAAGCGTCGATTTGCAGGGTCTGCCGGCCACATAGGTCTCCACCACGGCGCGGTCGTCGCCCATCGTCTGCAGGAGAAAGAGTTCGTCGGCGAGCGAGTTGACCACTTCTGCTCTGAGCGCCATTGCAGGCGTTGCCGCCATGTCGAGCACCGTAAAGTCCGCATCGGTTCCGGGCTCCAGCGTGCCGATGCGGTCGGCAAGAGACAGCGCTTCGGCATTGCCGCGGGTCATCATGTAGAAACTGTCGAAGGGGTTCAGCCTTTCGCCCTGCAACTGCAGGATCTTGTAGGCCTCGTCGAGCGTCTTCAACATCGAATAGCTGGTGCCGCCGCCGATGTCCGAGGCGACGGAAACGCGCACCGGTCTTTGCCGCCGCTGGAGCGCCCGCAGCGGAAACAGTCCGGATCCGAGGAAGAGATTGGACGTCGGGCAGAAGACGGCGACCGAGCCGGTTTCGCTCATCGCATCCGCTTCGCGCTCGGAGAGGTGGATGCAATGCCCGAACAGGCTTTTCGGTCCGAGCAGACCGTAGCGGGCGTAGACGTCCGTATAATCCGCCGCTTCCGGATAGAGTTCTGAGGTATAGGCGATTTCGTCGCGGTTCTCCGAGAGGTGCGTCTGCACATGCAGGTCGGGAAACTCGCGGACGAGCGATCTTGCGACTTCCATCTGCTCCGGCGTCGAAGTTATGGCGAAACGGGGGGTGATAGCCACATGGTTGCGGCCCTTTCCGTGCCAGTCGGCGATGACGGCGCGGGTCTCGTCGTAGCTCATTTGCGGTGTATCGAGCAGGCCCTGCGGCGCATTGCGGTCCATCATCACCTTGCCGCCGACCATGCACATGCCGCGCTTCAGGCTCTCGGCGAAGAAGGCATCGGCGGATGCCTTGTGCACCGAACAGTAGGCCGTCGCCGTCGTCGTGCCGTGGCGGATCATCTCGTCGAAGAAGTGGCGGGCGATCCGTTGCGCATGCGCCGTCTCGACGAAACGGCACTCCTCGGGAAAGGTGTAGGTGTTCAGCCATTCGAGCAGGTTGGCCGCATAGGAGGCCATCACCTGCATCTGTGGAAAATGCAGATGCGTGTCGATGAAGCCCGGCATGATCAGGTGCGGTCTGTGGTCGATCTCGAAGACATCCTCGGGCGCTGCCGCCTTGACCGCTGCGTAGGAACCGGATGCCTCGATCACGCCGTTCCCGACAAGAAGGGCGCCGTCGCTTTCGTAGGCATAGGCAGCACTGTCGTCGATGCCGTGCGGCTCCCGATGGAAGCTCAGGATGCGGCCGCGAATAAGGGTGGATGTCATCGTGTCTCCCCGACGGCGCTTTCGAACCAGGCCGTCACAAGCCCGCGTTCGTCCGC
Protein-coding regions in this window:
- the uraD gene encoding 2-oxo-4-hydroxy-4-carboxy-5-ureidoimidazoline decarboxylase encodes the protein MSGRDDFIRRFGGIFEHSPWVAERAYDRAASSGLTAGNVHSALCNAFRAASPAERLRVLRAHPDLAGKLAVAGELTAASKAEQASAGLDRLSPEEHARFTGLNAAYTKKFGFPFIIAVKGLAKEDILAAFERRIDNSAEEEFETACAEVERIARLRLRSMLPGDDNA
- a CDS encoding ureidoglycolate lyase, whose protein sequence is MSQMLSIEPLTREAFAPFGNIIEADPRSMRFINGGNTERFHALARVDAAGEGAGVIINIFRGQPRAFPYSVTMMERHPLGSQSFSPLQDRPWLVVVAEDEGDRPGRPRVFLANGRQGVNYGRNVWHHPLMSVGAVSEFIVVDREGAGNNLVEFYYDEAFVIPDPSRG
- the uraH gene encoding hydroxyisourate hydrolase, with amino-acid sequence MSKSGRLTTHVLDTALGRPAQALEIDLYRLEGDARHLVCTVRTNSDGRVDGPLMEGAGFTTGTYELVFHAGDYLRSTGVTLPNPAFLELIPLRFGIADAGSHYHVPLLLSPYGYSTYRGS
- a CDS encoding alpha-hydroxy acid oxidase, producing the protein MTQILEIRDLKALARRRVPKLFFDYADSGAWTEGTYRANEEDFAKVKLRQRVLVDMSDRSLETTMIGQKVSMPVALAPTGLTGMQHADGEMLAAQAAEAFGVPFTLSTMSICSIEDVASVTTKPFWFQLYVIREREFVLDLIDRAKAAKCSALVLTLDLQILGQRHKDLRNGLSAPPRLTPKHLWMMATRPGWCMKMLGTKRRTFRNIVGHAKSVADLSSLQAWTNEQFDPQLSWKDVEWIKERWGGPLILKGILDPEDAKMAAKTGADAIIVSNHGGRQLDGAHSSISMLPRIVDSVDDRIEVHLDGGIRSGQDVLKAIALGAKGTYIGRPFLYGLGALGRQGVTLALDIIRKEMDTTMALCGKRRITDVGRDIIAD
- the guaD gene encoding guanine deaminase; the encoded protein is MTSTLIRGRILSFHREPHGIDDSAAYAYESDGALLVGNGVIEASGSYAAVKAAAPEDVFEIDHRPHLIMPGFIDTHLHFPQMQVMASYAANLLEWLNTYTFPEECRFVETAHAQRIARHFFDEMIRHGTTTATAYCSVHKASADAFFAESLKRGMCMVGGKVMMDRNAPQGLLDTPQMSYDETRAVIADWHGKGRNHVAITPRFAITSTPEQMEVARSLVREFPDLHVQTHLSENRDEIAYTSELYPEAADYTDVYARYGLLGPKSLFGHCIHLSEREADAMSETGSVAVFCPTSNLFLGSGLFPLRALQRRQRPVRVSVASDIGGGTSYSMLKTLDEAYKILQLQGERLNPFDSFYMMTRGNAEALSLADRIGTLEPGTDADFTVLDMAATPAMALRAEVVNSLADELFLLQTMGDDRAVVETYVAGRPCKSTLGEA